The stretch of DNA ACTTTATCGCTCACCTCCAATACCATTGCCAGCGCTTCTTATAACTGGACAGGACCGAACAGTTTTACTTCCACGCTGGAAGACCCGGTCATTGCCGCTGCCACTGTTGCCGCTACAGGAACGTATTCCGTGAACGTTACCGTGGCCGGTTGTGCGGGTCCTTCGGCTACCACTTCGGTAACCGTCAATCCCATTCCGGCCGCGCCTGTGCCGGGCAGCAACACTCCTATCTGCGCGGGACAAACTTTATCGCTCACCTCCAATACCATTGCCAGCGCTTCTTATAACTGGACAGGACCGAACAGTTTTACTTCCACGCTGGAAGACCCGGTCATTGCCGCTGCCACTGTTGCCGCTACAGGAACGTATTCCGTCAATGTGACTGTGGCTGGCTGTGCGGGTCCTTCGGCTACCACTTCGGTAACCGTCAATCCCATTCCGGCTGCCCCTGTGCCGGGCAGCAACACTCCTATCTGCGCGGGACAGACTTTATCGCTCACTTCCAATACCATTGCCAGCGCTTCTTATAACTGGACAGGACCGAACAGTTTCACTTCCACTTCGGAAGACCCGGTCATTGCTGCTGCCACTACTGCCGCTTCCGGAACGTATTCCGTCAATGTGACCGTGGCCGGCTGCGCGGGGCCTTCGGCTACTACTTCGGTAACCGTCAATCCCATTCCGGCCGCGCCTACTCCGGGTAGCAACACTCCGGTTTGTTCAGGAAATGATTTGAGTTTGACAGCTAGCAGCACCGGAACAACTTATTCATGGAGCGGACCAAATAGTTTTACTTCCGCTTCCCAAAATCCTACGATAGCAGGAGTAACCACTGCTGCTTCGGGAACTTACTCGGTTACCGCAACTACCAGCGGCTGCACAAGCACAGCAGCAACTACAAGTGTTACAATAAACCAAACTCCGGTTGCACCTGTTGCAGGAAACAACAGCCCGATTTGCGTGGGAATTAATTTAAGTTTAACAGCATCTTCGACAGGAAGTACTTATAATTGGAACGGACCTAACAGTTTCACTTCCACTTCTCAGAATCCTGTTATTGCTGCAGCGGGAACAATTAATTCAGGCACCTATTCTGTAACTGCAACTTCTGCCGCAGGATGCGCAAGCCCTGTTGCAACAACCAGCGTTGTGGTGAATCCTCCGCCTTCAGCGCCAACAGCAGGAAGCAACTCTCCTGTGTGTTCGGGACAAACTCTTTCTCTTACTTCAAGCACAGTTGTGGGAGCAACTTATTTCTGGAGCGGGCCGAACAGTTTCACTGCTGCTTCTCAAAATCCTACGATAATAGGAGTAACCACGGCTGCTTCGGGAACTTATTCACTGATTGCAACTGTTGCGGGTTGTCCGCCTCTTACCACTCAAACAATTTCTGTAACGATAAATCAAACTCCAACTGCGCCAACGGCAGGAAGCAATTCTCCTGTTTGCTTGGGAGGAAATATCAGTTTAACAGCAAGTGCAACAGGAGCAACTTATAACTGGACAGGACCCAACAGTTTTACTTCTACTTCTCAGAATCCAGTTATCACCCCTGCGGCAACGATTAATGCAGGCACCTATTCTGTAACTGCCACTTCGGCTGCGGGATGCATAAGCACAGTCAGCACTACAAGTGTTGTTGTAAATCCTCCACCTCCGCCTCCTGCTGCCGGCAGCAACAGTCCGGTTTGTTCAGGTCAAACTATTTCACTTACTGTTGCCACCATTATAAGTGCCACGTATTCATGGACGGGACCGAACAGTTTTACTTCCACGGTTCAAAACCCCATAATCGGAGCTGCCACAACTCTCGCATCAGGAACTTATTCTATTATTGCTACTGTACCAGGATGCGGTCCAAGTTCTACCGGAACAGTGGCTGTAACTGTAAATGAAACACCTGTTGCTCCTTCTGCCGGAAGTAATTCTCCTGTTTGTTCAGGCAACGATATCAGTTTGACAGCAAGCGGAACAGGTGTTTCTTATACTTGGACAGGTCCGGGCGGATTTACTTCCACTACGCAGAATCCTGTAATCACTCCTGCAACAACAAGTAATTCCGGAACCTACTCTGTTACCACTACTTCTGCTGCCGGATGTACAAGTGTGCGAAACACAGTTGCTGTTACCGTAAATCAAACACCTGCTCCCCCTGTTGCGGGTAGCAATTCACCGGTTTGCTCAGGGCAAATATTAAGTTTGACTGCATCGAGCGTTGGAACTTCTTATTCATGGAGCGGACCAAATGGATTTACTTCCACTTCACAAAATCCAACAATAGGAGGTGTTACAACTTTAGCTACAGGAACCTATTCGGTTATTGCAACAGCAAGCGGATGCACGGGACCTGCGGGAACAGTTTCAGTTACCATCAATCAAACTCCTGTCGCGCCCGCTCCGGGAAGCAACAGCCCTATTTGTGCGGGAACTGATTTGAGCTTGACAGCAAGTTCAACTGGAACTTCTTATAATTGGAACGGACCCAATAGCTTTACTTCTACTTCTCAGAATCCGGTTATCACTGCTGCCGGAACTGTTGCTGCAGGAACTTATTCGGTCACTGCTACTGAAAACGGATGCACATGTCCTGCCGGAACTGTTTCGGTTACCATCAATCCTGCTCCTGCTACTCCCACAGCGGGAAGCAACAGCCCTGTTTGTGTTGGAAATACTATTTCTCTCACGGCAAGCACCATTGGCGGCACAACTTATTCATGGAGCGGACCAAATAGTTTCACTTCCACATCACAAAATCCAACTATACCAGGCGTAACCACGGATAATGCAGGCACTTATTCTGTAAGCGTAACATCCATTGCAACCGGCTGTGTAAGCACGGTAAACACAACTACCGTTATAGTGAATCCTCCGCCTTCTGCACCAACAGTAGGAAGCAATTCTCCTGTGTGTTCGGGGCAAACGCTGAGTTTGACTTCAAGCACGGTAGCAGGCGCAACGTATTCATGGACAGGACCGAATAGCTTTACCTCCTCTTCGCAGAATCCGGCAATCGGTATCGTAACTACTTCCGCAACGGGAACCTATTCACTGATTGCAACTGTTGGAGGATGTCCGCCTTTGCCAACACAAACAGTATCTGTTATTATTAATCAAACTCCCGCAGTGCCGGTAGCAGGAGGCAACACACCTGTTTGCGTTGGAAATGATATTTCACTTACAGCAAGTGCTACAGGAGCAACCTATAACTGGAGCGGACCAAACAGTTTTACTTCCACTACTCAGAATCCTGTCATCACTCCTGCTGCAACAACAAACTCCGGCACTTATTCTGTAACTGCCACTTCGGTTGACGGCTGTACAAGCACCGCGGGCACTGTTGCTATTGTTGTCAATGCTCCGCCATCCACACCAATTGCGGGAAGCAACAGCCCTTTCTGTTCAGGGCAAACACTTTCACTTACTTCGAATACTATTTCAGGAGCAACTTATTCCTGGAGCGGACCGAACAGTTTCACTTCTACTTCTCAGAATCCTATTATAGCAGGTGCGACCACTGCGGCATCCGGAACGTATTCTGTTGTCGCCATTGTTCCCGGATGTAGTACAAGTCCTGCGGGAACTGTTTCCGTAACAGTTAATGAAATTCCATCTGCGCCAACTGCCGGAAGCAACAGCCCGATTTGTTCGGGACAAGATTTAAGTTTGACAGCAAACACAGTTGGTGGAGCGACATATTCATGGAATGGACCAAATGGATTTACTTCGACTTCTCAAAACCCTGTCATCTCTCCTGCCTCCACAACAGATGCCGGAACTTATACGGTGAACTTAACCGCAAGCGGATGTACAAGTCCGGATGCAACTGTGAGCATTACCATCAATCAAACTCCTGCCATACCTGCAGCGGGAAGCAACAGTCCGATTTGCGAAGGACAAAATCTTAGTTTGACAGCTACCGCTGGCGGAAGCCCGACTTATTCATGGAATGGACCGAACAGCTTTACTTCCACTTTACAAAATCCTACCATCGCTGGAGCAACAACTGCTGATGCGGGTACATATACTGTGAACGTGACGGAAAACGGATGTACCAGTGTTGATTCAACAGTCAACGTTATTATCAATCAGACTCCGGCTGCTCCTGCCGCTGGCAGCAACACTCCTGTTTGCTCCGGGCAAACTTTATCGCTTACAGCAAGCACCATTGTGGGAGTAACTTATTCGTGGAGCGGACCAAACGGATTTACTTCCACTGCGCAAAATCCAACAATCATAAATGTTACCGTTGCTGCTTCGGGAACTTATTCTGTATTTGCATCCATTGGCGGATGCACAGGACCTGTGGGAATAACTTCTGTAACGGTGAATCCAACACCTAATCCCGCTGTAGGAAGCAACTCGCCTGTTTGCGAAGGAAATATTTTATCACTCACTTCAAGCGCTGTAGCAGGGGCCACTTACAGTTGGAGCGGACCGAATGGATTTACTTCCACTTCACAAAATCCAAGCATTGCGGGAGTCACTTCGTCAAATGCCGGAACATATACACTTACAGTTACTTCCTCTCTCGGATGCGTAAGTAATCCTAAAACAACTGTAGTTACAATTACACCTCCAATCCTAGTAAGTGCGGGTGCGGACCAAACTGTTTGCGCGAACAATGCAACAGTTACCTTGAATGGTTCTGTTTCGGGAGGAACAACCACAGGCAACTGGACAACTTCAGGCACCGGAACTTTCGTACCAACCAGCACAACGCTTAATGCTGATTACATTCCAAGTTCATTAGATACAGCAACCGGAATTCTAACGTTTACACTTACTTCAACCGGCAATGGCGGATGCACAGCGCAAACTGCTGTAATGACTCTTACAATTACGGACGCTCCAACTGCCAACGCTGGCGCTGACCAGACTCTTTGTGCAAACAATGATACGGTTATCCTCAACGGTTCTGTGAATGCGGCTGCATCTGGTGGAATATGGATTTCCTCCGGAACAGGAACTTTCTCTCCTGATAATTTATCACTCAGCACAACTTATATTCCTGATGCAACTGATACTCTTAACGGAAGTGTTACAATCGTACTGGTTACAACCGGAATCGGAACATGCCTTGCTGATACTGATACGGTTATTGTGACAATCACTCCCGCGCCCATCGTCAACGCTGGCATCAGCACAGTGGCTTGCAAGAACAATGCAAATGTTCCTCTCAACGGAACTTCTTCCACAGGTTCCGGAATATGGACAACATTGGGAACAGGAACTTTTGTGCCAACTCCAACAACACTGAATGCAATATATAATTCAAGCACTCCAGATACAATTTCCGGCTCGGTGATTTTGATTCTTACTTCCACAGGAAACGGAGGATGCAATCCCGTTACTGACACCATTGTCATCACTTATATTGACAAGCCGATTGTAAATGCAGGCGCGGATGTTACCGTTTGCGGAAACAATGCGAGCGTTGCTCTCAGCGGAACTTCCAACACTGGAAGCGGAACATGGGCAGCCATTGGCGGAGGCGGTACATTCGTCCCGAATTCGCTGAACTCCACTTTCACTCCGAGCGGGGCTCAAATCACTGCCGGAACAGCAACCCTTATTCTTACTTCCGCAAACAACGGAACATGCAATTCAGTAAAAGATACGTTGATTGTTACCATAACTCCTGCTCCTACTGTGAATGCAGGTGCTGACCAAACTGTTTGCGCAAACAATTCTGTTGTTACACTCAGCGGTTCATTCACCACTTCAACCGGTGCAGGATGGACAACTTTGGGAAGTGGAACATTTTCGCCTGATACATTCTCAATGGGTGTAACCTATACTCCAAGTCCTGCGGATACTTTTGCCGGAAGTGTAACAATTATTCTTACTTCAACAGGAAACGGGCTTTGCAATGCTGTTACAGACACAATGATTATTACAATTACTCCTGCTCCTGTTGTAAATGCGGGACCTGACATAATTCTCTGCTTCTCAAATCTCGTAGCAACGCTTAACGGAACTTCTTCCACCGGAAGCGGAACATGGTCAACTCCCAACGGAAGCGGAACATTCGGCAATGCATCTTCCCTTGTTACAACTTATACTGCAACTCCTGCCGACACGACTGCGGACAGTGTAATCATTGTTCTTACTTCTGCAGGAAATGGACTTTGCAATCCGGTTACCGATACGATGATTATTACTTTCGACAACTTCCCTTCTGTGAATGCGGGCAGCGATGTAACTGTCTGTGCGAATGCAGATACAGTTTTCCTCAATGGAAGTTCAACAACCGGTTCGGGCGTGTGGACAACAAGCGGAACAGGAACTTTCTCTCCTGATTCCATCACCTTAAATGCTTTTTATATTCCGAGCGATAGTGATACGATTGCCGGAACTGTTACGCTTACGCTGACATCCCTCAATGGATGCGCGCCTGTTGCCGATTCCATCATCGTAACTATCACTCCTGCTCCTGTTGTAAATGCGGGTCCCAACCAAACTATTTGTGCAACTCAAAATACAGTTTCCCTCAATGGTTCTGTTTCATCAGGCGCTACTACCGGACAATGGACAACACTTGGTTCCGGAACATTCTCTCCGGATGATTTAACATTGAATGCAACTTATAGTATAAGTACGACTGACAGTGCTGCCGGAAATGTTACGCTCATACTTACTTCTACCAACAATGGAAATTGTCTTGCCGTTTCCGATACTGTTAAATTATTTTTCTTGCAACCTCCCGTTGCAAATGCGGGAGCCGACCAAACTGTTTGTGCAAACAATGCCGCTCAACTGAATGGAACAATTACCGGAGGAAGCGGAACCGGAATCTGGACAACTCCTAATGGCAGCGGAATATTTGCTCCGGGCAATACCTCACTCAACGGAACTTATACGCCAAGCATCAATGATGCATTAACAGGAAATATTATTCTTGTTCTTACATCTACAAACAATGGCGGCTGTACTCCATCAACAGATACTGTAATAATATATGTAAATCCAGGCCCCATAGTGGGTGCCGGTACGGATCAGTTTGTATGCTCAGGCAGCGACTCAATAACTCTTAATGGAACTGTATTGAATTCAACTGGTGGTCAATGGACTACTTCCGGAAACGGAACATTCTCTCCCAATGATTCCACCCTTAATGGAAATTATATTTTCGGAAGCAATGACACAAGCACTGTAACGCTCGTGCTCACATCCACCGGAAACGGACAATGCGTTGCGGTAACAGATACGATGATTCTCATTATCGGAAGAACTCCTGTTGCGGCATTCTCCGGTTCTTCGGCTTGCACAGGGCAAACGGTTACATTCACTGATGCTTCCACTATTGTAAATGATACGATCGTTTCATGGGACTGGATAATTGACGGAGGAACAGATACACTTCAAAATCCAATTCATACGTATACTATTTCCGGCACAGATACTGTCACTCTTATTGTAACCACAAATATCGGCTGCACGGATACTGTGGTGCATGTAATAAATATAAATCCAACTCCTGCCGCATCATTCAGTTTCACGGTTGATTGCGTGAAGGATTCTGTATTCTTCACTGATAATTCTTCCATCGCCTCCGGAAATATTATTTCATGGAACTGGAATTTCGGTGACGCTACTACAAGTCCATTGCAAAATCCCGTTCACTCCTACTCCACTTCAGGAACATTTACGGTAACGCTTACTATTTCTTCCGATTCAGGATGCACGGCAACCGCTGTTGATACAGTTGTTTCATGCACAAATGTAATTGCCGGTTTTGTTTCTTCGGATTCTTCTGTTTGCACAGGGCAGACAATAGCATTTACCGATACATCCACCGTAATGGCTGGTGACAGTATTATTTCATGGATCTGGAATTTTGGAGATGGCGGAACAGATACAGTAAAGAATCCTTCCTACTCTTATTCTCTGGCAGGAACATATACCGTAACGCTTATTGTTGGTACAAATGCCGGTTCATCGGATACAGCGGTGCATATAATAAATGTAAATCCAACACCTGTTGCTTCGTTCAGTTACATCACAACTTGCCTGAGTGATTCTGTTTACTTCAACGACCTTTCTGCTATTTCTCTTCCCGGAAATATTATTTCATGGAGTTGGGATTTCGGTGACGCAACTACAAGCACACTCCAAAACCCTGTTCACTCCTACACCACTTCAGGTACTGTTACCGTAACGCTTACAGTCACTTCTGATTCCGGCTGTACTTCAACCTATATTGATTCATTGATTCCCGGCAAACCTGTCATCGCATTGTTTGCATCGGCTTCTTCCGCTTGTGCCGGGCAGACAATTATATTTACAGATACCTCTATAGCAATTAATGATACTATCATTTCATGGAACTGGAACTTTGGTGATGGTGGAATAGATTCCATACCGATTGTAAACTATACCTACACGCTTGCAGGAACCTACAGCGTAGCATTAATTGTTACAGATAGTGTGGGATGTTCTGATACGTTAACAAAAATAATTACCATTAACCCAACACCTGTTGCGTCATTCACAGTTCTTACAACCTGCTCGCTTGATTCAGTTTTCTTCTTCAGCACATCAACCATCTCCAGCGGAACTATTAGTTCATGGAGTTGGAACTTTGGCGATCCTGCTTCCGGTGCAAATAATATTTCTTCTCTTGCGAATCCTTCTCACTATTATGATTCTCTCGGAGTATATGTTGTTTCGCTCACCGTTACTTCTGATTCAGGATGCACTTCCGCATTTAGCGATACCATTATTCCTGTCAAAGGAATTATTCCCGGATTTAATTATTCAGGCGATTGCTGGTTCGCATATACATTCAGCGATTCTTCCGGTGTGGGAACGGGAGACAGCATCACAACCTGCTTCTGGAATTTTGGAGATGGCACCACTGATTCTACATGCAATCCTATACACTCATATTCCGTTGCCGGCACATATACCGTAACACATATTGTAACCAATGCAGGCGGATGTTCAGACACGCTTACAAATGTCATCACCATTCTGCCGCTCCCGATGGCTGATTTCAATCCTACGAACGGAATTTATTATACCACACAGGCAGTTGCCTTCACTGACCTCTCCACCAATGCGGTATCATGGGTATGGAATTTTGGTGATGGAGTAAGTGATAATGCGCAAAACCCCTCTCATAGTTTTAACGACAACGGATCGTTTGATGTAATGCTCATCGTAACAAACACGGATGGCTGTCTGGATACTGTGAAGCATTCATTTACTGTTAAAACATTTGTAGTATCCGTTCCCTCTGCATTCACACCCAATGGTGACGGGCAAAATGATGTGCTGTCCGTTCGCGGTGGACCTATGAAAGAAATGGACTGGAGAATTTACAATGAATGGGGCAACGAAATCTTCCATGCAACTTCACAAGACAACGGATGGGATGGAACGTACAAAGGAAAACTTCAGCCCTCGGCAAGATATGTTTACATACTTACAGGAATAACTTATGGAGAGGATGTAGTAGATATTCATGGAGATGTAACCATCCTTAAGTAAAAAAAGAAAAACATGAAAACTAAAAAAGAAGTTTACGGTTTATGGTCTGCTGTTTACGGTTTTTTCAACTATAAACTTATTTTGTTTTTATTTGTAGTAACTGCAAACTGCAAACTGGAGACTGCAAACTGTTTTGCGCAGGACTTCCACCTCACGCAGTTTGATGCCGCTCCGCATTATTATAATCCCGCAATAACCGGAGTCTATTTCGGAGAGCAAGCCAACTATAAAATTTATGGCGATTACCGCTCACAATGGAAGGCGTTCGGAACAAAACCCTATTCAACAACCTATCTGGCGTATGATATGCCATACAATAACTGGGGCAAAGAATTTGGAGTGGGCGGTTATTTAATTCACAGCCGAAACGGCAAAGGCGGCTTGAACACACTCAACTTCATGCCATCAATTGCTTATAAAATCACAAATGATGTGAGCGGACCTCACAACCTTTCTGTTGGTTTGCAAATGGGCATTCTTTATAAAAGCTTTGACCCGAACAATTTCACCTATGACAATCAGTATAATCCTGATGCAGACGGAGGTTTTGATGTCAATACTTCAAGCGGAGAGAATTTTGAAAAAACAAGCTGGCTGAAATTTGACGCCAACATGGGTGTCTTTTACAAATACAAAAAACCGGAATGGAAAGCGCAGCCATGGGGTGGCTTTTCAATTTATCATGCAACAAAACCAAAACAAACTTTTACAAACGTTACAAAAGACCGCATGCCCATGCACTTCATCTTGCAGGCAGGCGCTGATTATAAAATAAATGAGGATATAAAAATTATTCCATCCCTCCTTTTTATGAAACAGGCAAAAGCGTATGAGTTTACTATCGGCAGTCTTGGTTTTTATAAAATGAAAGAAACCCCCTACGAAATTATCGGTGGATTAAATTACCGCTGGAAAGACGCCTTCATTATCCAGGCAGGAATGAAATACGAACAGCATATCTTTAAACTTTCATACGATATTAATACATCCTACCTTAATAATTACACCAACGGAAGAGGCGCGTTTGAATTTTCTCTGGTGCTTACCGGCATAAACGGCAAACCCCTCTTCAATCCAAAATTCTTTCAGGGAAAAGGAACGAACAAATCGCTCTGAGATTTCCTTTCCTCTCCTGTGGGAGAGGGGCAGACCTGTCCCGATCGAACTTGTCCCGACCGGAGCGTCAGGAGCATCGGGGGCTGAGGGCTTCTGGAGTTAACGCCACTTTTATTTCTCCCCACTTTGAAGAGTGCCCTCCTCCCATCCTTGTGCAAGGAGGGGACACAGGGGTGGTTGCTTTCTCCGTAGGAGAAAAATAGTAAAAAGAATTCCCACACAAAACATTCCCCTCTCTTCCCCTAAAATCTCCTGCACACGGGCAAGCGCGAAAACCGTTTCCATAGAAACCTAATCTTTAAATAATAATAATAAAATCTACGATAAATTAATTTAACTTTGTACCGATGAAAGTACATTTACTTTTTATTTCTTATTTGTTTTCTGCAATCATACTCCCCTCTCTTTCAGGAGAGAGATTAGGGAGTAAGGTCTCCGCCCAGCAATGCGATATTATTTATGTAACGGTTAATGGCGCAGCAAGCGGAGCAGCAGGCACGCAAGCCAATCCCGCTGACTTAACGTACGGATTAACTCTCGTCACCGCCACCGCCAACCAACTCTGGCTCGCCACAGGAACTTATACCATTTCAACTCCGCTTTTTATTCCTTCCAACGTAACCATCGAAGGCGGGTTCAATGCAGTAACATGGGCAAAAAGCAACGGTACGCCAAGTATTATTTACCGCGATGCGAATAACCCTGCCGGTCCTCCTGCCAATGCGTTGTTCGCACTGGTAGGAACAAGTGTTTCAGGTTTTCGTTTGCAGGATTTGACCATCAACACTGCCAACGCTCCCGGAAACGGAACCACTGTCTACGGAATTTATCTCGATGGATGCTCAAATTATAATATCACCCGTTGCGAAGTATCAACCGGTTCAGGCGCACCCGGTTTTCCAAGCGTCAACGGAACTCCCGGAACTCCCGGTGGAAATGGTTCTCCCGGTAATGCCGGAATGGCAGAGCCCGGTCCAATACCCGGAGGAGCAGGAGGAATCGGCACACTTTACAATGGCGGCAACGGAGCAAACACCACCGGATACGATAACCAATCTGCCGGTGCAGCAGGTGCAGGAGCATGCGGAGGTGCGGGCGGTGCAGGTGGAACAGGTCCATCCTGTTCTGCCGGATGTTTTTTTGGTCCTCCAAGTTGCGGTAGCACAACACCCGGTCAGCCCGGTCAGCCCGGAGGAAACGGAACAGTTGGAACAACAGGTACAGTAGGAACACCGGGAAGTATTGCTGGATGTTATTTTGTTCCTGGCGGTGCAGGAGGAAACGGAGGAAACGGAACGGATGGATGCGGTGGAGGCGGTGGTGGTGCAGGAGGAGGAAGACAGGAAAACGGAGCGGATGATTGGGGCGGATCTGGAGGTGGAGGCGGTGGCGGTGGCAGTGGCGGAACAGGAGGAACGGGCGGCACCGGTGGCGGAGGAAGTTTTGCGGTGTTCCTTTGCAACAACGGAGCAGGAGGAATTATACAAGATTGTTTTCTTAATCCCGGTGCGGGAGGAACAGGCGGCTTCGGCACAGGAGGAGCAGGTGGTGCAGGTGGAATTGGCGGTGCGGGTGGTGCTGCTGGAGTTTGCTCTAACGGTGTAGGAGGAAATGGCGGCAACGGAGGAAACGGTGGTGCAGGTGGAGACGGAGGTCCCGGAGCAACCGGACTCAGCATAGTACTCAGCGAAAACGGAGGAACACCCGTTACAAATCTTGGCGTTACTTCTGTGCCCGGAAACCCTCCGGTCATCACAGTGATGAATCACGGATGCACCAATTCAGAAGTTGTGTTCACTGCGGCAAGTTCTGCCACATGGAATTTCGGAGCAGGCGCATCTCCGGCAACAGGCAACGGAGCAGGACCCATTTCAGTTTATTACTCTTCTC from Bacteroidota bacterium encodes:
- a CDS encoding PKD domain-containing protein; translated protein: TLSLTSNTIASASYNWTGPNSFTSTLEDPVIAAATVAATGTYSVNVTVAGCAGPSATTSVTVNPIPAAPVPGSNTPICAGQTLSLTSNTIASASYNWTGPNSFTSTLEDPVIAAATVAATGTYSVNVTVAGCAGPSATTSVTVNPIPAAPVPGSNTPICAGQTLSLTSNTIASASYNWTGPNSFTSTSEDPVIAAATTAASGTYSVNVTVAGCAGPSATTSVTVNPIPAAPTPGSNTPVCSGNDLSLTASSTGTTYSWSGPNSFTSASQNPTIAGVTTAASGTYSVTATTSGCTSTAATTSVTINQTPVAPVAGNNSPICVGINLSLTASSTGSTYNWNGPNSFTSTSQNPVIAAAGTINSGTYSVTATSAAGCASPVATTSVVVNPPPSAPTAGSNSPVCSGQTLSLTSSTVVGATYFWSGPNSFTAASQNPTIIGVTTAASGTYSLIATVAGCPPLTTQTISVTINQTPTAPTAGSNSPVCLGGNISLTASATGATYNWTGPNSFTSTSQNPVITPAATINAGTYSVTATSAAGCISTVSTTSVVVNPPPPPPAAGSNSPVCSGQTISLTVATIISATYSWTGPNSFTSTVQNPIIGAATTLASGTYSIIATVPGCGPSSTGTVAVTVNETPVAPSAGSNSPVCSGNDISLTASGTGVSYTWTGPGGFTSTTQNPVITPATTSNSGTYSVTTTSAAGCTSVRNTVAVTVNQTPAPPVAGSNSPVCSGQILSLTASSVGTSYSWSGPNGFTSTSQNPTIGGVTTLATGTYSVIATASGCTGPAGTVSVTINQTPVAPAPGSNSPICAGTDLSLTASSTGTSYNWNGPNSFTSTSQNPVITAAGTVAAGTYSVTATENGCTCPAGTVSVTINPAPATPTAGSNSPVCVGNTISLTASTIGGTTYSWSGPNSFTSTSQNPTIPGVTTDNAGTYSVSVTSIATGCVSTVNTTTVIVNPPPSAPTVGSNSPVCSGQTLSLTSSTVAGATYSWTGPNSFTSSSQNPAIGIVTTSATGTYSLIATVGGCPPLPTQTVSVIINQTPAVPVAGGNTPVCVGNDISLTASATGATYNWSGPNSFTSTTQNPVITPAATTNSGTYSVTATSVDGCTSTAGTVAIVVNAPPSTPIAGSNSPFCSGQTLSLTSNTISGATYSWSGPNSFTSTSQNPIIAGATTAASGTYSVVAIVPGCSTSPAGTVSVTVNEIPSAPTAGSNSPICSGQDLSLTANTVGGATYSWNGPNGFTSTSQNPVISPASTTDAGTYTVNLTASGCTSPDATVSITINQTPAIPAAGSNSPICEGQNLSLTATAGGSPTYSWNGPNSFTSTLQNPTIAGATTADAGTYTVNVTENGCTSVDSTVNVIINQTPAAPAAGSNTPVCSGQTLSLTASTIVGVTYSWSGPNGFTSTAQNPTIINVTVAASGTYSVFASIGGCTGPVGITSVTVNPTPNPAVGSNSPVCEGNILSLTSSAVAGATYSWSGPNGFTSTSQNPSIAGVTSSNAGTYTLTVTSSLGCVSNPKTTVVTITPPILVSAGADQTVCANNATVTLNGSVSGGTTTGNWTTSGTGTFVPTSTTLNADYIPSSLDTATGILTFTLTSTGNGGCTAQTAVMTLTITDAPTANAGADQTLCANNDTVILNGSVNAAASGGIWISSGTGTFSPDNLSLSTTYIPDATDTLNGSVTIVLVTTGIGTCLADTDTVIVTITPAPIVNAGISTVACKNNANVPLNGTSSTGSGIWTTLGTGTFVPTPTTLNAIYNSSTPDTISGSVILILTSTGNGGCNPVTDTIVITYIDKPIVNAGADVTVCGNNASVALSGTSNTGSGTWAAIGGGGTFVPNSLNSTFTPSGAQITAGTATLILTSANNGTCNSVKDTLIVTITPAPTVNAGADQTVCANNSVVTLSGSFTTSTGAGWTTLGSGTFSPDTFSMGVTYTPSPADTFAGSVTIILTSTGNGLCNAVTDTMIITITPAPVVNAGPDIILCFSNLVATLNGTSSTGSGTWSTPNGSGTFGNASSLVTTYTATPADTTADSVIIVLTSAGNGLCNPVTDTMIITFDNFPSVNAGSDVTVCANADTVFLNGSSTTGSGVWTTSGTGTFSPDSITLNAFYIPSDSDTIAGTVTLTLTSLNGCAPVADSIIVTITPAPVVNAGPNQTICATQNTVSLNGSVSSGATTGQWTTLGSGTFSPDDLTLNATYSISTTDSAAGNVTLILTSTNNGNCLAVSDTVKLFFLQPPVANAGADQTVCANNAAQLNGTITGGSGTGIWTTPNGSGIFAPGNTSLNGTYTPSINDALTGNIILVLTSTNNGGCTPSTDTVIIYVNPGPIVGAGTDQFVCSGSDSITLNGTVLNSTGGQWTTSGNGTFSPNDSTLNGNYIFGSNDTSTVTLVLTSTGNGQCVAVTDTMILIIGRTPVAAFSGSSACTGQTVTFTDASTIVNDTIVSWDWIIDGGTDTLQNPIHTYTISGTDTVTLIVTTNIGCTDTVVHVININPTPAASFSFTVDCVKDSVFFTDNSSIASGNIISWNWNFGDATTSPLQNPVHSYSTSGTFTVTLTISSDSGCTATAVDTVVSCTNVIAGFVSSDSSVCTGQTIAFTDTSTVMAGDSIISWIWNFGDGGTDTVKNPSYSYSLAGTYTVTLIVGTNAGSSDTAVHIINVNPTPVASFSYITTCLSDSVYFNDLSAISLPGNIISWSWDFGDATTSTLQNPVHSYTTSGTVTVTLTVTSDSGCTSTYIDSLIPGKPVIALFASASSACAGQTIIFTDTSIAINDTIISWNWNFGDGGIDSIPIVNYTYTLAGTYSVALIVTDSVGCSDTLTKIITINPTPVASFTVLTTCSLDSVFFFSTSTISSGTISSWSWNFGDPASGANNISSLANPSHYYDSLGVYVVSLTVTSDSGCTSAFSDTIIPVKGIIPGFNYSGDCWFAYTFSDSSGVGTGDSITTCFWNFGDGTTDSTCNPIHSYSVAGTYTVTHIVTNAGGCSDTLTNVITILPLPMADFNPTNGIYYTTQAVAFTDLSTNAVSWVWNFGDGVSDNAQNPSHSFNDNGSFDVMLIVTNTDGCLDTVKHSFTVKTFVVSVPSAFTPNGDGQNDVLSVRGGPMKEMDWRIYNEWGNEIFHATSQDNGWDGTYKGKLQPSARYVYILTGITYGEDVVDIHGDVTILK
- a CDS encoding PorP/SprF family type IX secretion system membrane protein — protein: MKTKKEVYGLWSAVYGFFNYKLILFLFVVTANCKLETANCFAQDFHLTQFDAAPHYYNPAITGVYFGEQANYKIYGDYRSQWKAFGTKPYSTTYLAYDMPYNNWGKEFGVGGYLIHSRNGKGGLNTLNFMPSIAYKITNDVSGPHNLSVGLQMGILYKSFDPNNFTYDNQYNPDADGGFDVNTSSGENFEKTSWLKFDANMGVFYKYKKPEWKAQPWGGFSIYHATKPKQTFTNVTKDRMPMHFILQAGADYKINEDIKIIPSLLFMKQAKAYEFTIGSLGFYKMKETPYEIIGGLNYRWKDAFIIQAGMKYEQHIFKLSYDINTSYLNNYTNGRGAFEFSLVLTGINGKPLFNPKFFQGKGTNKSL